A genomic segment from Nicotiana tabacum cultivar K326 chromosome 9, ASM71507v2, whole genome shotgun sequence encodes:
- the LOC142164089 gene encoding zinc finger BED domain-containing protein RICESLEEPER 2-like, translated as MMSGKHLHVRCMAHILNLIVQDSMKETDASVTRIRNIVRSSPARTLKFKQYCAHVKVECTKILCLDIPTRWNSTYLMLDTAQNFEKAFDKFHLFDDGFSAYQCSHLCEDGSSAGSLEFDDWVNVRNVIEFLARFHELTKKVLGSRYITCNSHFEDVSELYCHLKMCLISEDEHLRKMAERMQEKFKNLALEELFGKEKGKKINTEVYAYMNSLFEEYLKNYSTRSCPQSPSSSTSSSNASNTSSGTRDVLAIPISSVASECAFSTSGHILDSFRSSLTPKCVQALVCVQDWLREEKNHISVEEDLEYLEKLEPGSSAIMSRAPKVRSHI; from the exons ATGATGAGTGGTAAACATCTTCATGTGAGATGCATGGCTCATATACTAAATCTAATCGTGCAAGATAGTATGAAAGAAACTGATGCTTCTGTCACACGTATTAGAAATATTGTGAGATCTTCGCCTGCAAGGACCTTAAAGTTTAAACAGTATTGTGCACATGTAAAGGTAGAATGTACCAAAATATTGTGTTTAGATATTCCtactaggtggaattccacctatttGATGTTGGATACGGCACAAAACTTTGAAAAGGCCTTTGACAAGTTTCATCTTTTTGATGATGGATTTTCTGCTTATCAATGTTCTCATCTTTGTGAAGATGGTAGTAGTGCAGGTTCTCTTGAATTTGATGATTGGGTGAATGTGAGGAATGTGATAGAGTTTCTTGCAAGATTTCACGAGCTCACAAAAAAAGTTTTAGGTTCACGTTATATCACTTGTAACTCTCATTTTGAGGATGTATCTGAACTTTATTGTCATTTGAAAATGTGTTTAATTAGTGAGGATGAGCATTTGAGAAAAATGGCTGAGCGGAtgcaagaaaagttcaagaa CCTTGCACTTGAAGAGCTTTTTGggaaggaaaaagggaagaaaataaatacTGAGGTGTATGCTTATATGAATTCTTTGTTTGAAGAGTATCTAAAAAATTATTCAACTAGATCTTGTCCTCAATCTCCATCTAGTTCTACTTCATCTAGTAACGCATCTAATACATCTAGTGGGA CTCGTGATGTGTTGgctattccaatttctagtgtGGCATCGGAATGTGCGTTTAGCACCAGTGGCCatattcttgattcatttaggagttcattgactcctaaATGTGTGCAAGCTCTTGTTTGTGTTCAAGATTGGCTTAGAGAAGAGAAGAATCATATTAGTGTTGAAGAAGACTTGGAGTATCTTGAGAAACTCGAGCCTG gTTCAAGTGCAATCATGTCCCGTGCTCCTAAAGTACGCTCTCATATTTAG